CTGGTCCCATATAATCATTTTTATCATTTATTGCACTTATAATTTTAAAATCTTTATTTAAAATTGCTGAAGTTTGAAGATAATCTCCTGAAACTCTTTGTTTTAACATATTTAGTACATTTTCTGCTACATCTTTAAATCCACCTCTACTCAAGGCTTTCACTAAATCTAATCCTGTTATTCCTCTTTTTAAAAGCTCTTCAGCGCCCTTTAAATCTTGAACAACATCTCTTGCTGGCATATCTTTACTACCATGAGCATAAGTTGCTGCATAAACTTCATCGTCTGTTATTTCAGGTAAATCTAACTCCTTAAATAATCCTTGAATAGCTTTTGCTGCTTTATTTCTTATTTTTATTACCTCATCTTCAGATACAGGTCTTAATCCACCATCAACTTTTAAGTCTCTTTGTAAAATATTGTAGTCATCAAAATCTTCAGCATCAAAATTTGACCCTGCAAACATATTATCATAATTTGGTACCGCACTGTATCCAGAGAAAATAAAATCTGTTCCTGGTAACATCTGCATTAAAGTTCTAGCCGTTCTTCTTATATCTGAGTGAGAAAAAGTTTGATCATTTGCTGATGCGCATTCTAAGTCTAAAAGCATAGCTATTAAGTTCTCACCTAAAACTGCTCTTATTCCTCCTGGAAGAGCACCTGGCATTCCTATACAACTTACAGCTCCATTTTGTAATCCTTGAACTCCTGCCCCTCTAGTTATATATATACATCTAGTTTCTAAGTACAGCATTGATTTTCCTTCTGAATATCCCATTAATGCCTCTGAACCTGTTCCAGAAGTAAATCTCATTTTTAATCCTCTTGATGCATAAGCAGATGCTAAAAATGCCTTTGACCAAGGTGTATCATCTCCATCTGTAAAAACTTGCTCTGTTCCATAAACAGAAACAGTCTCAGCATAACTTGTAAATCCTCTCATTCCAAGTTCTAGTTCTGTAGCCTCTTCAACTGAACATTGAGTTAAAACTCCTCCTCTTCCAACTTGCGATCCTACAAATATAGCAATAGCATTAAATGGAGCATATCTTACAATTCCTACTGTTGTTTCCTGTTCATCAAATCCTCTTATAGCAGCTTCTGCTGCATCTGCCGCAATTTGAACTGGGTTATCTCTTAAATTTGTTACATGACATTGATTTGACGGAGTTTTTCTAGCTCTCATCTTTTGAACAGCCATCATCATTTCAACAACATTCAAATGACTTATTACTTCTACCATCTTTGCAGGTGTTATACCTGTTGTTATCTTTAAAATATCCTCTTTTTTTACATTTATATCAACTAATTTTTTTGCAATTTCTAAAGTTGATAATTTCATAGCTTCTTCAGCATATCTTAAATCAATAGCATAATCAGCTATAAAAAGATCTATTGTATCAAACTCTTCTCTTTTTTTACCATCTAACTCTATTATTTTTCCATCTTTAATTAATAAACTTGGTTTAGGGTCTAATGGACTATCCATTGCAATTAGTCCTTCTTCTTTCCATTCACCTATAAATCCATCTTTATTTACTGCACGCTCACTTAATACTTCAAAACGTTTCGATCTCATCGTTCCTCCTCTAAACTTATAAAGACTTTAATGCTGCTTTAGCTATTTCCATATCCTCTTCTACTGTTCCTCCACTTACACCAACAGCTCCTACAATTTCACCTTCTATGACAATAGGAAATCCTCCACCAAAAGTTATTATTCTTGAGTTATTTGTCAAATTAAGACCGTATAAGCTTTCTCCTGGAAGAACAACTTCACTTAGTTCATTAGTTCCTTTTTTTAATGCCCAAGCTGTAAAAGCTTTATTTACAGAAATATCAACACTTGTTACAAAAGCTTCATCCATTCTTTCTAAATATAACAAATTTCCTCCATTGTCAACTACTGAAAATACTACAGGAACTTTTATTTCTTTTGCCTTTTTTAGCGCTGCTTCGCCCATTTTTTTTGAAGCATTTAAAGTAATTTGATTAAAACTTTTTGTAATCATAACTCTTTCCTCCTATTATCAACCATTTTTTATGTTCATATATCGAATATTAACAACTTTTTCTATATACTTCAAGGTAGTTATCTTTCTTAAATTGGTATTATTTTGTCATTTTTATAAAAAATGATCTTTTTTTACCATTTTTAAGTTGTTTTTTACCTTGTTTAGATATATTTTTTTTGTTACTCTTAAATTGAAACAACAATTACTTTATTTTGGGAGGAAATTATAATGAGATTTTATGATTATTTAATGCCTAGTGTTAACTTTTTTGGACCAGGATGCCTTAGTGTAGTTGGGGATAGAGCTCAAATACTTAATGGAAAAAAAGCTTTAATTGTTACTGATAAATTCTTACACTCTTTAAGAGATGGAGCTGTTGAAAAAACTATACAGTATTTAAATGAAGCCGGTGTTGAAAGTGTTGTATTTGATAATGTTGAGCCTAATCCTAAAGACACAAATGTATATGAAGGTGCAGACATGTATAAAAAAGAGGGTTGTGATATGATTATCACTGTAGGTGGAGGATCACCTCATGACTGTGGTAAGGGAATTGGGATAGCTGTTACACATCCAGGAGATATTTGTGACTATGCTGGAATTGAAACTTTAATAAATCCACTTCCTCCAATTATTGCTATCAATACTACAGCTGGAACTGCTTCTGAAGTTACAAGACACGCTGTTATAACTAATACTAAAACTAAAGTTAAGTTTGTTATTGTTAGTTGGAGAAATTTACCACAAGTTTCTATTAACGATCCTTTACTTATGCTTGGAAAACCTGCTGGTTTAACTGCTGCTACTGGTATGGATGCGCTTACTCATGCTATTGAAGCTTACGTTTCTAAAGATGCTAATCCAGTTACAGACGCTGCTGCTATTCAAGCTATTAAATTAATTTCACAAAATTTAAGACAAGCTGTTGCAAATGGAGAGAATTT
This genomic window from Cetobacterium sp. NK01 contains:
- a CDS encoding propanediol/glycerol family dehydratase large subunit codes for the protein MRSKRFEVLSERAVNKDGFIGEWKEEGLIAMDSPLDPKPSLLIKDGKIIELDGKKREEFDTIDLFIADYAIDLRYAEEAMKLSTLEIAKKLVDINVKKEDILKITTGITPAKMVEVISHLNVVEMMMAVQKMRARKTPSNQCHVTNLRDNPVQIAADAAEAAIRGFDEQETTVGIVRYAPFNAIAIFVGSQVGRGGVLTQCSVEEATELELGMRGFTSYAETVSVYGTEQVFTDGDDTPWSKAFLASAYASRGLKMRFTSGTGSEALMGYSEGKSMLYLETRCIYITRGAGVQGLQNGAVSCIGMPGALPGGIRAVLGENLIAMLLDLECASANDQTFSHSDIRRTARTLMQMLPGTDFIFSGYSAVPNYDNMFAGSNFDAEDFDDYNILQRDLKVDGGLRPVSEDEVIKIRNKAAKAIQGLFKELDLPEITDDEVYAATYAHGSKDMPARDVVQDLKGAEELLKRGITGLDLVKALSRGGFKDVAENVLNMLKQRVSGDYLQTSAILNKDFKIISAINDKNDYMGPGSGYRISEDRWNEISNIPTAIKPESIE
- a CDS encoding GlcG/HbpS family heme-binding protein translates to MITKSFNQITLNASKKMGEAALKKAKEIKVPVVFSVVDNGGNLLYLERMDEAFVTSVDISVNKAFTAWALKKGTNELSEVVLPGESLYGLNLTNNSRIITFGGGFPIVIEGEIVGAVGVSGGTVEEDMEIAKAALKSL
- a CDS encoding iron-containing alcohol dehydrogenase; amino-acid sequence: MRFYDYLMPSVNFFGPGCLSVVGDRAQILNGKKALIVTDKFLHSLRDGAVEKTIQYLNEAGVESVVFDNVEPNPKDTNVYEGADMYKKEGCDMIITVGGGSPHDCGKGIGIAVTHPGDICDYAGIETLINPLPPIIAINTTAGTASEVTRHAVITNTKTKVKFVIVSWRNLPQVSINDPLLMLGKPAGLTAATGMDALTHAIEAYVSKDANPVTDAAAIQAIKLISQNLRQAVANGENLKARENMAYGPLLAGMAFNNGNLGYVHAMAHQLGGLYDMPHGVANAMLLPHVCRYNMIANPEKFADIAGFMGEKVDGLSTIEAAEKSIEAIFRLSGDVGIPKSLKEAGVKEEDIELMSINALKDGNAFSNPRKGNEKDVANIFRSAM